From Phocoena phocoena chromosome 16, mPhoPho1.1, whole genome shotgun sequence, a single genomic window includes:
- the HHEX gene encoding hematopoietically-expressed homeobox protein HHEX: MQYPHPGPAAAGALGVPLYAPTPLLQPAHPTPFYIEDILGRGPAAPTPTPTLPSPNSSFTSLVSSYRTPVYEPTPIHPAFSHHSAAALAAAYGPGGFGGPLYPFPRSVNDYTHALLRHDPLGKPLLWSPFLQRPLHKRKGGQVRFSNDQTIELEKKFETQKYLSPPERKRLAKMLQLSERQVKTWFQNRRAKWRRLKQENPQNNKKEELESLDNSCDQRQDSEQNKGALDSSQCSPSPVSQEDLESEISEDSDQEVDIEGDKGYFNAG; encoded by the exons ATGCAGTACCCGCACCCCGGACCGGCGGCAGCGGGCGCCTTGGGGGTGCCGCTGTACGCGCCCACGCCGCTGCTGCAGCCAGCGCACCCGACGCCCTTCTACATCGAGGACATCCTGGGTCGCGGGCCCGCCGCGCCCACCCCCACGCCCACGCTGCCGTCCCCCAACTCCTCCTTCACCAGCCTCGTGTCCTCCTACCGGACCCCGGTATACGAGCCCACGCCGATCCACCCCGCCTTCTCGCACCACTCCGCCGCCGCGCTGGCCGCCGCCTACGGACCCGGCGGCTTCGGGGGCCCTCTGTACCCCTTCCCGCGGTCGGTGAACGACTACACGCACGCCCTGCTCCGCCACGACCCCCTGG GCAAACCCCTGCTCTGGAGCCCTTTCCTGCAGAGGCCTCTGCATAAAAGGAAAGGCGGCCAGGTGAGGTTCTCCAACGACCAGACCATCGAGCTGGAGAAGAAGTTTGAGACCCAGAAATACCTCTCCCCGCCCGAGAGGAAGCGTCTGGCCAAGATGCTGCAGCTTAGCGAGAGGCAG GTCAAAACCTGGTTTCAGAATCGACGCGCTAAATGGAGAAGACTAAAACAG GAGAAccctcaaaacaataaaaaagaagaactgGAAAGTTTGGACAATTCCTGCGACCAGAGGCAAGACAGTGAACAGAATAAAGGTGCTTTGGATAGCTCTCAATGTTCGCCCTCCCCTGTCTCCCAGGAAGACCTTGAATCAGAGATTTCAGAGGATTCTGATCAGGAAGTGGACATCGAGGGTGATAAAGGCTATTTTAATGCTGGATGA